ATTCAATATTTGATAAGTATAGGGATATTTACAGATATTCCAGGCTCGACACGCTTAAAAATACCTTTTTTATCTCGTTGATGGGGACTTTAGTACTCCTGTTTACAATCCTTAAGGATGATTCAGCATTGAATCATGCCAGTTATCTGGACTTATTTACAAGGTTATTTTTATTGCATTTTGGGATCACATCCTTTTGTCGGATGTTGATTCTTACCATTGCGAGTCGCAGATTAAAGTCCGGAAAGGTCAGTTATAACACGCTCATCATAGGAGGAGATAAAAATGCAGTTGATCTCTTTGAAGAAGTCAAAAGCCGGCCACATAGTCTCGGACATAACTTTATTGGATTTGTAGACAGTAATGGAAAAAGCAAAAACATTCTGGATCAATATCTTCCTAATCTTGGAAAATTTAAAGATCTGGAAAGTATCATCAGGGATAAAAATGTAGAAGAAGTCATCGTTGCTGTCGAGACTTCAGAGCATAATAAAATGAAAGTTATCTTAGATACTTTATTTGATTATTCTGACCAGATATTGATTAAGGTGATACCGGATACGTATGATATTATGCTCGGTACTGTAAAAATGAATCATATATATGGAGCCGTTTTGATTGAAATTGAGCAGGAATTGATGCCTTACTGGCAAAAAATATTGAAGAGAATTATTGATATTGTTGTTAGTATTATTGCTGTGATTGTGTTATTGCCTATAATTATTTTCAGTGCAATTAAAGTCAAATTGTCATCGAAAGGACCTGTTTTTTATAAACAGGAAAGAATCGGATTAAACGGAAGACCATTTGACATTATTAAATTCCGGTCGATGCATCTGACCGCTGAAAAGGATGGTCCGCAACTTTCACATGATAATGATAACAGAGTCACAGGGTGGGGGAAAATTATGCGAAAATGGCGTTTGGATGAAATACCTCAATTTTTTAATGTTATCAAAGGTGACATGTCTTTGGTAGGGCCCAGACCGGAGCGGAAATATTATATTGATTTAATATCAAAAGATGCACCGCATTATAAACACTTATTGAAAGTTAGGCCAGGTATTACTTCCTGGGGACAGGTTAAATATGGATATGCGTCCAATGTGCAACAGATGATCCAGCGATTGAAATTTGATATTTTATATATCGAAAACATGTCTTTAAGTCTTGATTTTAAAATTTTGTTCTACACCATTCTGGTACTTTTTCAAGGCAAAGGTAAATAAAGAAGTATGCGAACTTTTGGCATCATAGGGTTTCCATTGACCCACAGTTTTTCGCCGACTTATTTTGCAAAAAAATTTATGGAAGAAAATATCACTGATGCGGAGTACAGAATTTTTTCCATTCAAGACCCTAAAGATTTTTTAACATTATCTGATCACTTTAATATTTGTGGATTGAATGTCACAATTCCGCACAAAATTTCAGTTATTCCGTTTCTGGATGAGTTAAGTGATGTTGCTATATCTGCCGGTGCTGTAAATACCATAAGCTTTGAAAATGGCATTAAAACAGGATATAATACAGATGTATGGGGTTTTGAAAAGTCTTTATTAAATTTTACCGGAGATATAAATAATATTACATCCGCTTTGATTTTGGGTGATGGAGGGGCTGCCGGAGCAGTCAGGTTTGTGTTGGAAAAATTTGATATCCCTTATCGAATAGTTTCAAGAAAACAGGGATATTTGGGTTTTCACCAATTAACAAAAAAAATCATTAAAAACCACAATCTCATCATCAATACGACACCCGTGGGCATGTATCCTGATGATCAAAATGCACCGGCAATTCCATATGAATATCTGACAGAAGAACATTTTTTGTATGATTTGATATACAATCCGGAAAAAACCTTATTTTTGACCAACGGATCAAATCGCGGAAGTAAGACAATTAATGGGTTTGAAATGTTAAAGTTACAAGCTGAAAAATCATGGCAAATATGGAACCAACCTTAAATCCTACAGATATGTCTGAACCTGAACAGGAACCTTTACCTGATTTTTCAGATACAGAAATTGCTTTCTCCAATAAATCTGACAAAGAGCTTAAACAAACTGCTTGGCTTTTCAGATTGATGAACAATCCCGGTTTAG
The genomic region above belongs to Saprospiraceae bacterium and contains:
- a CDS encoding sugar transferase, which encodes MIEQRKLELILYRLSDFLAAMLAWFLFFLYRKNIETPEIELSVILKDQKLWQGLILIPVVWMILYSIFDKYRDIYRYSRLDTLKNTFFISLMGTLVLLFTILKDDSALNHASYLDLFTRLFLLHFGITSFCRMLILTIASRRLKSGKVSYNTLIIGGDKNAVDLFEEVKSRPHSLGHNFIGFVDSNGKSKNILDQYLPNLGKFKDLESIIRDKNVEEVIVAVETSEHNKMKVILDTLFDYSDQILIKVIPDTYDIMLGTVKMNHIYGAVLIEIEQELMPYWQKILKRIIDIVVSIIAVIVLLPIIIFSAIKVKLSSKGPVFYKQERIGLNGRPFDIIKFRSMHLTAEKDGPQLSHDNDNRVTGWGKIMRKWRLDEIPQFFNVIKGDMSLVGPRPERKYYIDLISKDAPHYKHLLKVRPGITSWGQVKYGYASNVQQMIQRLKFDILYIENMSLSLDFKILFYTILVLFQGKGK
- the aroE gene encoding shikimate dehydrogenase (AroE; catalyzes the conversion of shikimate to 3-dehydroshikimate) codes for the protein MRTFGIIGFPLTHSFSPTYFAKKFMEENITDAEYRIFSIQDPKDFLTLSDHFNICGLNVTIPHKISVIPFLDELSDVAISAGAVNTISFENGIKTGYNTDVWGFEKSLLNFTGDINNITSALILGDGGAAGAVRFVLEKFDIPYRIVSRKQGYLGFHQLTKKIIKNHNLIINTTPVGMYPDDQNAPAIPYEYLTEEHFLYDLIYNPEKTLFLTNGSNRGSKTINGFEMLKLQAEKSWQIWNQP